CACACACACCATCTGCATCGACTTGGCCATCGTCACAATCGAACGCACCATCGCCACCGCCACCTCATCATCTTGCATCGCCAACACCAGCTCACCGTCCAGCTTCAGGATGTCCACCGGCAAATTACGCAAATAAGAAAACGAACACGCACCAGAGCCGTAATCATCCAGCGCAAAACGGCAGCCCTGTTGACGCATCGCCTCAATAAACCGAATCGCTTGAGAAAAATCGCTCATCGCCGCACTTTCTGTGATCTCAAAACAGAGGCGTTGAGCACACCCCCGTACCGCTTCAGCAAATCCCCAAACAAGGTTACATTGACCGGATTGGCAAGGGTCTGAGCGGATAAATTAACCCCCAAACAGAACGGTATTTTGCCCTCTTGCATGGCCTGTAACGCGTTCTCTGTAACCCAAAAATCCAATTCCGACATGCGCCCAAAACGCTCTGCTGCGGGAATAAATTCATCGGGCAAAATCAACGAACCGTCCTCAGCGTGCATTCGAATCAACGCTTCATAACGTGGCGGCCCACCCCCTTCTTGCAAAGAGAGCAGCGGCTGACAATACAGCTCCAAATTTCCGGTTGTCAGTGCCGTAGCCAGATCTTGGCTGCGACGCATCAAGGTACTTCTGCCGCGATGTTTATCTTCAGCAGGGTCAAAAAAGTAAACTTGATTGCGTCCCTGTTGCTTGGCGATATAACAAGCTCTGTCTGCCTGTGAAAGCAAAGAGGTTTTGTCATTTGAATAGGCGTTAATCAGCACCAATCCCGCGCTGACACTGATATCAAAGATGTGACCTTGATAAGCAAAAGGCAGCTCCCGAATGCCTTGACACAGCTGTGCGGCTTGCTTCACTGCCAACGAAGCCGAACAATTCTGAAAAATAAGAGCAAACTCATCCCCACCCAAACGCGCCAAGGTATCCCCATCATGCTGCTCCTGCGACAAATGCTGCGCTAAAAATTTGAGCAGTTGGTCGCCTGCCGAGTGACCGGCTGTCTCATTGACCACCTTAAAACGATCCACCCCCACAACACAAAGTACACATTCACTTTTTTTAGCGTAAACCTCGCGCAAAGTCTGCTCTAAACGCCACTCCAACTCCCGACGATTCAACAGCTGAGTCAACGGGTCGTGAGCGGTCATAAAACTCAACTCAGCGGTGCGCGCTCTCACTCGCTGCTCAAGACGGCGGTGACTGTCAGCCAAACTCTGCTCCACCCCCAAACGCCGCCGCTCCTCCCGAGCCACCAACCACAATAGACCCAACACCGGCACGATCAGCAACAGCAAAGAACTCAGCACCAACCAAGCCCCACGCCAAATATTCTGCGCAATAAAATCATCATCCACCCGATCCAACAACTGCCAACGAGTGCCTGCCACCGCCAGTGGCATAGATGAGAAGGTGGAAAAATTCGAGTTCACTGTATCGGTAAGGCCCTCAGCATTCAGCTCTAATGTGCCATTATCACGCCGCTGCAACAGCAACTGATGGTGCAACGGCTGACTGCGCCTGAGAATATCCGTTAATGCACTCAAATTCAGACTGACAAAAAAATAACGTGTTATGGAATCCGCCAGTGGTGGCAAACGAGTCACCACATCCACATGATCGCCCTGCTGATTGTGATGCACAAAAATTTCATTGGGCATCTGATAACGGGCGTAATAACGAATGTCTCGCTGGCACGAAGCACCGACCACACCTTCTGGATCAGACAAACTCAACTGCCCCTGTCTATCGGCCAACGTAAAGTTTTTCACCCCTGGCATAATGCGCTGCAAATCAGGCCAAAAAGGCGCTTTTTTCGCCTGATTGCCCGACACTTTAGCCCAGCGGTGCAGATCGTCTTGCCACGCCTCGGCAAACAGAGCTGCCAACTGCCGTTCCCGCTGCAAATAGAGATCAATCTGTTCACTGCTGTTCTGCAACGCTCGGTGAGACATCTCCTGCTGATGCGCTAGAAAGATTTGGTGCTGTTGGTAGACCAGTGCGCTCAACAACAAACCACTCAACAGCAGCAACACCGCCATCAACAAACTCACAGAACGCGTAATGGGGAGTTTTTTCTGCTCAATAGAAGAATTATATTTATATGCCATTGCTAACGTAATGTACCAAAACAGGAAAAATAGACTTAAAGGCGATTTGCAGCAGACTACGCCCCTT
This region of Gammaproteobacteria bacterium genomic DNA includes:
- a CDS encoding diguanylate cyclase, which encodes MAYKYNSSIEQKKLPITRSVSLLMAVLLLLSGLLLSALVYQQHQIFLAHQQEMSHRALQNSSEQIDLYLQRERQLAALFAEAWQDDLHRWAKVSGNQAKKAPFWPDLQRIMPGVKNFTLADRQGQLSLSDPEGVVGASCQRDIRYYARYQMPNEIFVHHNQQGDHVDVVTRLPPLADSITRYFFVSLNLSALTDILRRSQPLHHQLLLQRRDNGTLELNAEGLTDTVNSNFSTFSSMPLAVAGTRWQLLDRVDDDFIAQNIWRGAWLVLSSLLLLIVPVLGLLWLVAREERRRLGVEQSLADSHRRLEQRVRARTAELSFMTAHDPLTQLLNRRELEWRLEQTLREVYAKKSECVLCVVGVDRFKVVNETAGHSAGDQLLKFLAQHLSQEQHDGDTLARLGGDEFALIFQNCSASLAVKQAAQLCQGIRELPFAYQGHIFDISVSAGLVLINAYSNDKTSLLSQADRACYIAKQQGRNQVYFFDPAEDKHRGRSTLMRRSQDLATALTTGNLELYCQPLLSLQEGGGPPRYEALIRMHAEDGSLILPDEFIPAAERFGRMSELDFWVTENALQAMQEGKIPFCLGVNLSAQTLANPVNVTLFGDLLKRYGGVLNASVLRSQKVRR
- a CDS encoding EAL domain-containing protein, which produces MSDFSQAIRFIEAMRQQGCRFALDDYGSGACSFSYLRNLPVDILKLDGELVLAMQDDEVAVAMVRSIVTMAKSMQMVCVAEYVKDATLLEQVRALDIEYAQGEHVGVVMPLSQALALLED